In Nostoc sp. UHCC 0926, a single genomic region encodes these proteins:
- a CDS encoding SDR family oxidoreductase, translating to MTSFETSVKDLVLVAGATGGVGQLVVGKLLEKGLKVRVLTRNAAKAEEMFNQRVEIAVGDIRQPATLPAAMPDVTQIINCTGTTAFPSTKWEFDQSPNLLEWGTIFLNPQSSQAKAKNSPAKVDAQGVSNLVAAAPRNLKRFVFVSSCGILRKDKFPFSILNAFGVLDAKQKGEESIINSGLPYTVIRAGRLIDGPYTSYDLNTLLKAKTGGKYGVVVGTGDTLSGDASRIDVASACVECLFQPSSARKIFELVNQGQRPPVIDWETLFSRLE from the coding sequence ATGACTTCTTTTGAAACTTCAGTTAAAGATTTGGTACTAGTTGCTGGTGCCACTGGTGGAGTGGGGCAACTGGTGGTAGGCAAGCTGCTAGAAAAGGGTTTGAAAGTTCGCGTCCTGACACGCAATGCTGCAAAAGCTGAAGAGATGTTTAACCAAAGAGTGGAAATTGCCGTTGGTGACATCCGCCAGCCAGCTACACTGCCAGCCGCAATGCCAGATGTCACCCAGATCATAAATTGTACTGGAACCACTGCCTTTCCCTCTACGAAATGGGAGTTTGACCAATCCCCGAACTTGCTTGAATGGGGAACAATTTTTCTTAACCCCCAATCTAGTCAGGCAAAAGCAAAGAATAGTCCGGCAAAGGTCGATGCCCAAGGTGTAAGCAACCTAGTGGCAGCAGCACCTCGGAATTTGAAGCGATTCGTTTTCGTCTCTTCTTGTGGAATTCTCCGTAAAGATAAGTTTCCTTTTAGTATTCTTAATGCTTTTGGCGTCTTGGATGCCAAACAAAAGGGCGAGGAGTCGATTATTAATTCTGGATTACCCTACACTGTTATCCGCGCCGGACGCCTCATTGACGGACCCTATACCTCATACGACCTCAATACCCTCCTGAAGGCAAAAACAGGGGGTAAATACGGTGTGGTAGTAGGTACAGGGGATACACTTTCGGGTGATGCCAGCCGGATTGACGTAGCCAGCGCTTGTGTGGAATGCCTTTTTCAGCCAAGTAGTGCTAGGAAAATTTTTGAACTTGTCAACCAAGGACAAAGACCACCTGTGATTGATTGGGAAACTCTTTTCTCTAGGCTTGAGTGA
- the dnaK gene encoding molecular chaperone DnaK: MAKVVGIDLGTTNSCVAVMEGGKPTVIANAEGFRTTPSVVAFAKNGDNLVGQIAKRQAVMNPENTFYSVKRFIGRRYDEVSNEATEVSYKVLSSNGNVKLDCPIVGKPFAPEEISAKVLRKLVEDASKYLGETVTQAVITVPAYFNDSQRQATKDAGKIAGIEVLRIINEPTAASLAYGFDKKSNETILVFDLGGGTFDVSVLEVGDGVFEVLATSGDTHLGGDDFDKKIVDFLAEKFKKAEGIDLRKDKQALQRLTEAAEKAKIELSSVSQAEMNLPFITATQDGPKHLDTTLTRAQFEELCSDLIDRCRIPVQNALRDAKLNKGDIDEVVLVGGSTRIPAVQQIVKQVLGKDPNQSVNPDEVVAVGAAIQAGVLAGDVTGILLLDVTPLSLGVETLGGVMTKIIPRNTTIPTKKSEVFSTAVDGQTNVEIHVLQGEREFSNDNKSLGTFRLDGIPAAPRGVPQIEVVFDIDANGILNVTAKDKGTAKEQSISITGASTLDKTDVDRMVREAEQNASSDKERREKIERKNQADSLAYQAEKQLQELGDKVPAADKTKVEGLVKEVREAVAKDDDEQIKKLTPELQQALFAVGSNIYQQAGGGATPGTEPQDSGSTSSSGSGDDVIDADFTESK; encoded by the coding sequence ATGGCAAAAGTAGTTGGAATTGACTTAGGAACAACGAACTCCTGCGTGGCAGTGATGGAAGGTGGTAAACCCACAGTAATTGCTAATGCTGAAGGTTTTCGGACAACGCCATCAGTGGTCGCATTTGCGAAAAATGGTGACAACTTGGTTGGTCAAATCGCCAAACGCCAAGCGGTGATGAACCCCGAAAATACGTTTTACTCAGTCAAACGCTTTATCGGACGCCGCTACGACGAAGTTAGTAACGAAGCTACGGAAGTTTCTTACAAAGTCCTCAGCAGCAACGGCAATGTTAAATTAGATTGTCCTATAGTTGGTAAACCGTTTGCTCCGGAAGAAATTTCTGCAAAAGTTCTTCGCAAACTAGTTGAAGATGCCAGCAAATATCTGGGCGAAACCGTAACCCAAGCTGTAATCACCGTTCCGGCATACTTTAACGACTCCCAACGGCAAGCGACAAAAGACGCTGGTAAAATTGCAGGTATTGAAGTTCTGCGGATTATCAACGAGCCTACCGCTGCTTCTCTGGCATATGGATTTGACAAGAAGAGTAACGAAACCATTCTCGTATTTGACCTTGGTGGTGGTACCTTCGACGTTTCTGTGCTGGAAGTAGGAGATGGAGTTTTTGAAGTACTAGCCACATCTGGTGATACCCACCTCGGCGGTGACGACTTCGATAAAAAAATAGTTGACTTCTTAGCTGAGAAGTTCAAGAAAGCCGAAGGCATTGACCTGCGGAAAGACAAACAAGCCTTACAGCGTCTGACGGAAGCCGCAGAAAAAGCCAAAATTGAGCTTTCTAGCGTCAGCCAAGCAGAAATGAACCTGCCATTTATCACCGCTACCCAGGATGGGCCCAAGCACCTGGATACAACCCTGACTCGCGCCCAGTTTGAAGAACTTTGCTCTGACTTAATCGACCGTTGCCGTATTCCTGTGCAAAACGCTCTTCGGGATGCCAAGTTAAACAAAGGCGATATTGATGAAGTGGTGTTAGTTGGTGGTTCTACCCGCATTCCCGCAGTCCAACAGATTGTGAAGCAGGTATTGGGTAAAGACCCCAACCAAAGCGTCAACCCCGATGAAGTCGTAGCAGTTGGTGCAGCCATTCAAGCCGGGGTACTGGCTGGTGATGTAACTGGCATCTTGCTGTTAGATGTGACACCGCTATCTTTGGGTGTAGAAACCTTAGGCGGCGTGATGACCAAAATTATCCCCCGCAACACGACAATTCCCACCAAAAAATCTGAAGTCTTCTCCACCGCAGTGGATGGTCAAACCAACGTAGAAATTCACGTCCTCCAAGGTGAACGCGAATTCTCTAACGATAACAAGAGCTTGGGAACCTTCCGCCTTGATGGTATTCCTGCTGCACCACGCGGTGTTCCTCAAATTGAAGTGGTGTTCGACATTGATGCCAATGGTATCCTTAACGTCACCGCTAAGGACAAGGGTACTGCTAAAGAACAGTCCATCAGTATAACTGGTGCTTCCACCCTGGATAAAACTGACGTTGACCGGATGGTGAGAGAAGCTGAACAAAACGCTTCATCTGACAAAGAACGGCGTGAGAAGATTGAACGCAAGAACCAAGCCGACTCCTTAGCATACCAAGCTGAGAAGCAGCTACAAGAATTGGGCGATAAAGTTCCCGCTGCTGACAAGACCAAAGTCGAAGGTTTGGTGAAAGAAGTGCGGGAAGCTGTTGCTAAAGACGACGATGAGCAAATCAAGAAGCTGACTCCAGAATTGCAACAAGCGCTATTCGCTGTTGGTAGCAATATCTATCAACAAGCTGGTGGCGGTGCTACACCAGGTACTGAACCTCAAGATAGCGGTTCCACATCTAGCTCTGGTAGCGGCGACGATGTGATTGACGCTGATTTTACAGAGAGCAAATAA
- a CDS encoding acetoacetate decarboxylase family protein — MPYPQAPWTLQGYAIQTLHLVNIDRVRPLIPLELKILSVWPGKTLASVYLSNYQSGSVLEYSELIIAPALVNYQSKIGAWISHIYVDNADSVAGGREIWGLPKELAEFTWEQGERVTVHQENRKLCSLNYNRQNLAWRQWLSASTFSAKGADLLIFPAAFESILGLISSKLEIPAESPFSGIGLGQPWLTVRCEQMSLRVDAPKVVGQMCI, encoded by the coding sequence ATGCCATATCCACAAGCACCTTGGACACTTCAAGGCTACGCTATCCAAACTCTGCATTTGGTAAATATTGACCGAGTGCGCCCCTTGATTCCCTTAGAGTTAAAAATTCTTTCTGTATGGCCTGGTAAAACCCTCGCTAGCGTGTATTTATCTAATTACCAGTCAGGCTCGGTACTGGAGTACAGTGAGTTAATTATTGCCCCCGCTTTAGTTAATTACCAGAGCAAAATCGGCGCTTGGATTTCTCACATTTATGTAGATAATGCTGATTCAGTGGCTGGTGGTCGAGAAATTTGGGGACTACCGAAGGAACTAGCTGAGTTTACCTGGGAACAAGGAGAGCGTGTTACTGTGCATCAGGAAAACCGGAAGCTGTGTAGTCTTAACTATAATCGGCAGAACTTGGCATGGCGACAATGGTTAAGTGCCTCTACTTTCAGCGCCAAGGGTGCTGATTTGCTGATATTCCCTGCTGCATTTGAGTCTATATTGGGTTTGATTAGTTCTAAGTTAGAAATCCCCGCCGAAAGTCCTTTTTCTGGAATAGGTTTAGGTCAGCCTTGGTTAACTGTGCGTTGTGAGCAGATGAGTCTGCGGGTGGATGCGCCAAAAGTGGTAGGTCAGATGTGTATCTAG
- a CDS encoding ABC transporter ATP-binding protein yields MSIYQSLKKSYTQHRPSENDWRLFLRLVPYARRSGGLLTLSMCLLIPIALANAIQPLLIGQTISLIRNEPSTYEFLRNRPLSQGLNILEGLLVISIAIRLIVTGYQGYLVQKLGQQITAAIRQDLFQHVTSLAVRFFDRTPVGKLITRITSDVEVLGDVFSTGAIGIVSNLFSMLVILGLMFSIQWQLTCLLLLMLLPVTWLIVYIQQQYRKANYKGREELSTLNSQLQENVLGINVVQLFRREKFNAELFRATNSQYTQQMDQTIFYDSFISATLEWIGLIAIAAVLLMGGSLLLGKSLTFGTLSAFVLYAQRLFDPLRDFAEKFTVIQAGFTAIERVGDILDEPIEIRDRANVRFSIFDAKFGYIDEIVANLESPDLTSLPDLGEIRFDHVWFAYKNDDYVIKDLDFTIHPGEKVALVGPTGAGKTSIIRLLCRLYEPTQGRILIDGIDIREVPQAELRRYMAVILQEGFLFAGDVKSNISLGDGYTVEQIQQAAEQTNIAQFIEELPQGYDTQLRERGTNISSGQKQLLAFARAAIRNPQILVLDEATASLDVGTEALVQEALNELLLRRTAIIIAHRLSTIRNVDRIFVLKRGELIEQGSHDQLLQQGGLYATLHNLQMLGT; encoded by the coding sequence ATGAGCATCTACCAATCTCTCAAAAAATCTTATACGCAACATCGTCCGAGTGAAAATGACTGGCGTTTGTTTTTGCGTTTAGTGCCTTATGCCCGTCGTAGCGGAGGACTGTTGACGCTGTCGATGTGCCTACTCATACCGATCGCCCTAGCTAATGCCATACAACCGCTGTTGATTGGCCAAACTATCTCCCTAATTCGCAATGAACCAAGCACTTACGAATTTCTCAGGAATCGCCCCTTGTCGCAAGGGCTAAATATCCTGGAGGGATTATTGGTAATTTCGATCGCAATCCGATTGATTGTGACAGGCTACCAGGGTTATCTAGTCCAGAAGTTAGGGCAACAAATCACCGCAGCAATTCGCCAAGACTTATTCCAGCATGTGACATCTTTAGCAGTACGCTTTTTTGACCGCACGCCCGTAGGTAAATTAATCACCAGAATCACCAGTGATGTGGAAGTGTTAGGCGATGTCTTTTCTACTGGGGCAATTGGCATTGTGTCCAATTTGTTTTCCATGCTGGTGATTTTGGGTTTAATGTTTTCCATCCAATGGCAACTCACTTGCTTGCTGCTATTGATGTTGTTACCAGTTACCTGGTTAATTGTTTACATTCAGCAACAGTACCGCAAAGCCAATTACAAAGGACGGGAAGAACTTTCTACCCTGAACTCACAGCTACAAGAAAATGTCCTCGGCATTAACGTGGTGCAGTTGTTCCGTAGGGAAAAATTCAATGCCGAATTGTTTCGCGCCACGAACAGTCAATACACTCAGCAAATGGATCAAACCATCTTTTATGATTCATTTATTTCAGCAACCTTGGAATGGATTGGTCTGATTGCGATCGCAGCTGTTTTGTTGATGGGTGGTTCGTTACTGTTGGGAAAAAGCTTGACTTTTGGAACTTTATCTGCATTTGTATTGTATGCCCAACGATTATTTGACCCTTTAAGGGATTTTGCGGAAAAATTTACAGTAATTCAAGCTGGTTTCACTGCCATTGAACGCGTAGGCGATATATTAGATGAACCGATAGAAATCCGCGATCGCGCCAATGTGCGCTTCTCAATATTTGATGCTAAATTCGGCTACATAGATGAGATAGTTGCAAATCTAGAATCCCCAGACCTAACTTCTCTGCCTGATCTGGGAGAAATTCGCTTTGATCACGTCTGGTTTGCTTACAAAAATGATGATTACGTAATTAAAGATTTAGATTTCACCATTCATCCTGGTGAAAAAGTGGCATTAGTCGGCCCCACAGGTGCGGGTAAAACATCAATCATCCGTCTTTTGTGCCGCCTCTACGAACCCACCCAAGGACGCATTCTCATCGATGGTATCGATATTCGGGAAGTACCACAGGCAGAACTGCGGCGCTACATGGCAGTAATTCTCCAAGAAGGCTTTTTGTTTGCTGGCGATGTTAAAAGCAACATTTCTTTAGGAGATGGCTATACCGTTGAACAGATTCAACAAGCAGCAGAGCAAACCAATATTGCCCAGTTTATAGAAGAACTACCCCAAGGGTATGATACTCAACTTCGAGAACGGGGTACAAATATTTCTAGTGGTCAAAAGCAACTTTTAGCCTTTGCGCGGGCTGCCATTCGCAATCCCCAAATTTTGGTACTAGATGAAGCTACCGCGAGTTTAGATGTTGGCACAGAAGCTTTAGTTCAAGAGGCATTAAACGAGCTTTTGCTCAGACGTACCGCGATTATTATCGCTCACCGCCTGTCTACGATTCGCAATGTAGACCGGATTTTTGTTCTCAAGCGTGGCGAATTAATCGAGCAGGGAAGTCATGATCAACTACTGCAACAGGGAGGACTTTACGCTACTTTACATAACTTGCAGATGTTGGGAACTTAG
- a CDS encoding GNAT family N-acetyltransferase: MPEIETARLLLRPYTPQDLDELAPILSNPAVMRYSPRGPIPKDQVKEVTQEILKFFITHWQQHSFDIWAVVEKATAKLIGHCGLNFLPNSPEVEVLYRLGTSS; the protein is encoded by the coding sequence ATGCCTGAGATAGAAACTGCAAGACTGCTACTGAGACCATATACTCCTCAAGACCTGGATGAACTTGCTCCCATTTTGAGCAACCCAGCAGTTATGAGGTATTCACCCAGAGGGCCGATACCAAAAGATCAGGTCAAAGAAGTAACACAGGAAATATTAAAATTTTTTATTACACACTGGCAACAGCACAGTTTTGATATCTGGGCTGTAGTGGAAAAAGCCACCGCCAAATTAATTGGTCATTGTGGGCTGAATTTTTTACCAAATAGCCCTGAAGTCGAAGTTCTCTATCGGTTAGGGACTTCCAGTTAA
- a CDS encoding CHAT domain-containing protein, giving the protein MLVTKPTTIFGANSVKVKRQKQPGCWEKTTLAHFLRLPLYFLIALLCILGSPVLAKVPGSINSLSQLPINSLMSLVVAADPTSLLKQGQILYNAGNFTKAVEVLQQAVQASKQQGDSLSLAVTLSNLSLAYQQLGAWIQAQQAITESLNLLKEQDENQNLQKIFAQSLDIQGRLQLTMGQTEEALETWRRTEKIFRQADDQSGVVRSLINQAQALRSQGLYPRAVKTLEEVSQTLKSQPDSREKTVSLRSLGDALLVVGNLKDSHQALEESLMIAQHLQSSTDIAASLFSLGNHARKKQDNIQAIAYYQRTVTASPSPLTKVQAQLNHLSLLIEDQRWEEVHTLSPLIESQLDQLPLSRASIYAQINYSQSILKIKSGVLPTSSQNYYSEFSTKDSAVLLARAIQQSRSLGDKRAEAYALKSLGGLYEETGQWSKAQDLTLQGLALAQSSNAPEIIYTLEWQLGRLLRAQKDINGAIRAYDLAVETLQSLRRDLIVSNVVNQDVQFTFRDSVEPVYRESVELLLKSQKEKSDEKILEKARERIEALQLAELDNFFQEACLQGQRVALDQVVEKENATAAILYPIILQKELQVIVKIPKQPLQSYTTQISRIEVEELLLELQKNLVDPTATKAVQTHSHRVYNWLLKPIESELQKSRVDTLVFVLDGPLRNLPMAALYDGKKYLVEKYAIALSVGLQLLSPKPLVKQQLRALTAGLTKPPPGFSNFAPLLAIESEFDGISKAGISTTSLLDKDFKKKNLESKIGAAPFNIVHLATHGQFSSRLEDTFILDFDGEINVKDFDTLFSSQGKTIVELLVLSACQTATGDKRAALGLAGAAVRAGARSTIASLWQIDDESTAMFVSAFYQKLNSGKITKAKAVHLAQLQLLKHPNYKAPSFWSAYVLIGNWL; this is encoded by the coding sequence ATGCTTGTGACTAAACCAACTACGATTTTTGGCGCGAATTCTGTAAAAGTTAAAAGGCAAAAGCAGCCAGGGTGTTGGGAGAAGACCACGCTAGCTCACTTTTTACGTTTGCCTTTGTACTTCCTAATAGCTTTGCTATGCATCCTTGGTTCACCCGTACTGGCAAAAGTTCCTGGCTCAATTAATTCCTTATCCCAACTACCAATTAATAGTCTTATGTCGCTGGTTGTGGCCGCTGACCCCACCTCACTATTAAAGCAGGGCCAAATTTTATACAATGCTGGAAACTTTACCAAGGCGGTAGAAGTGTTACAACAGGCTGTCCAAGCATCTAAGCAGCAAGGGGACAGCCTCAGCCTGGCAGTAACACTAAGTAATCTTTCCCTAGCTTACCAGCAACTGGGTGCATGGATTCAGGCACAGCAGGCAATTACAGAGAGCTTAAATTTGCTCAAAGAACAGGATGAAAACCAAAATCTGCAAAAAATATTTGCCCAATCACTGGATATTCAAGGTCGTCTCCAACTAACAATGGGACAGACCGAGGAGGCTTTAGAAACTTGGCGGCGGACGGAAAAAATTTTCAGGCAAGCAGATGATCAAAGCGGTGTGGTGCGATCGCTAATCAATCAAGCACAGGCGTTGCGAAGCCAAGGACTTTACCCTCGGGCTGTCAAAACACTCGAAGAGGTAAGTCAGACGTTAAAATCTCAACCAGACTCTAGAGAAAAGACAGTGAGTTTGCGATCGCTCGGTGATGCCCTTTTGGTAGTGGGGAATTTGAAAGACTCACACCAGGCGCTAGAAGAAAGTCTGATGATTGCTCAACATCTGCAATCAAGCACTGATATTGCGGCAAGTCTGTTCAGTCTGGGAAATCATGCCCGTAAAAAACAAGACAATATACAAGCGATCGCCTATTATCAACGAACAGTCACAGCATCTCCTTCACCCCTGACAAAAGTCCAAGCGCAACTTAATCACCTGAGCCTACTCATTGAAGATCAACGATGGGAAGAGGTTCACACTCTCTCACCATTGATTGAGTCCCAACTCGATCAACTCCCCCTCAGCCGTGCTAGTATTTACGCTCAAATTAACTATTCACAAAGTATCTTAAAAATCAAGAGTGGTGTGTTACCAACATCTAGTCAGAATTACTACTCTGAATTCAGCACAAAAGACTCAGCAGTATTACTCGCAAGGGCCATCCAGCAATCCCGCAGTTTAGGGGACAAGCGAGCAGAAGCCTATGCTCTGAAAAGTTTAGGCGGTTTGTACGAAGAAACCGGACAGTGGTCAAAAGCGCAAGACCTGACCCTGCAAGGATTAGCTTTGGCACAGAGCAGCAATGCACCAGAAATTATCTATACCTTGGAGTGGCAGTTAGGTAGATTGCTCCGGGCACAAAAAGATATTAATGGTGCGATTAGGGCATATGATCTTGCTGTGGAAACTCTCCAGTCTCTCCGCAGAGATTTAATAGTCAGTAATGTAGTGAATCAAGATGTGCAATTCACCTTCCGGGACAGCGTAGAACCCGTCTACCGAGAGTCAGTAGAGTTACTGCTGAAATCCCAAAAAGAAAAATCAGATGAAAAAATATTGGAGAAAGCACGAGAGCGGATTGAAGCACTCCAACTAGCAGAATTGGACAACTTCTTCCAGGAAGCTTGCCTGCAAGGTCAGAGAGTAGCCCTCGATCAAGTGGTAGAAAAAGAAAATGCTACGGCTGCCATCCTCTATCCGATTATTCTTCAAAAAGAACTCCAGGTAATTGTCAAAATTCCCAAACAACCCCTGCAAAGCTACACTACTCAGATTTCCCGGATAGAAGTAGAGGAACTCTTACTAGAACTGCAAAAAAATCTTGTTGATCCTACCGCTACCAAAGCCGTCCAAACCCACTCGCACCGAGTTTATAACTGGCTACTCAAACCGATTGAGTCAGAATTGCAAAAAAGTCGGGTAGATACCCTAGTGTTCGTCTTAGATGGCCCGTTACGCAATTTACCAATGGCAGCTCTCTATGATGGCAAGAAATACTTGGTAGAGAAATATGCAATTGCTCTGAGCGTCGGTCTGCAACTCCTCAGCCCTAAACCACTGGTAAAACAGCAACTAAGAGCGCTAACCGCAGGATTGACTAAGCCGCCACCAGGTTTTTCCAACTTTGCACCGTTGCTTGCGATAGAATCTGAATTCGACGGCATTAGCAAAGCAGGAATCTCGACAACTAGCCTACTAGATAAAGATTTTAAGAAAAAGAATTTAGAGAGTAAAATTGGTGCTGCTCCATTCAACATAGTGCATTTAGCAACCCACGGTCAGTTTAGTTCCCGCCTTGAAGACACTTTTATTTTGGATTTTGATGGTGAGATCAATGTCAAGGATTTTGATACTCTCTTCAGCAGTCAGGGTAAAACCATAGTAGAACTATTAGTTTTGAGTGCTTGCCAAACAGCAACAGGAGACAAGCGGGCAGCGCTGGGTCTTGCAGGAGCAGCTGTCCGAGCTGGGGCACGCAGTACCATAGCCTCGCTGTGGCAGATTGATGATGAATCGACAGCAATGTTTGTTAGTGCCTTCTATCAAAAACTCAACAGTGGCAAAATCACCAAAGCCAAAGCTGTCCACCTTGCCCAGTTACAACTGCTGAAACATCCTAACTACAAGGCACCTAGCTTTTGGTCTGCTTATGTGTTGATTGGCAATTGGTTGTGA
- a CDS encoding DUF1822 family protein, producing MNNSTYQLDDFALTLPITQSARITAQQFANQQPNPEKAEQVRLNTLAVWVVNDYLEMMDIPTDLQASDSWNCVMRLCGNIADLEVPSVGRLECRPVQEHQQICSIPPETWEERVGYLVVQFDESLQEARLLGFMPSVATETLPLEQLQPLEAFIDHLSQLRQSPVSSLVNLSQWFAGMFETGWQTIESLWNLPELRPAYAFRSIETLELNTLNEPKSITKRAKLIDLGIQILNQPVMLIVEISLEEDQQTSIRLQLHATGNQIYLPPGVHLTVLDSSGALFLNAQSRKLDNYIQLQFRGEPTEQFSVRVAINDISITEYFRI from the coding sequence ATGAATAACTCCACCTATCAGCTAGACGATTTCGCTTTAACATTGCCGATTACCCAATCAGCTCGCATAACTGCCCAGCAATTTGCTAACCAGCAGCCAAATCCTGAAAAAGCAGAACAAGTTCGGCTGAATACGCTAGCTGTGTGGGTGGTGAATGACTACTTGGAAATGATGGATATTCCTACTGACCTCCAAGCTAGTGACAGCTGGAACTGTGTCATGCGCCTCTGTGGGAATATAGCTGACTTAGAGGTGCCCTCAGTTGGTCGTCTAGAGTGTCGCCCTGTGCAGGAACACCAGCAGATATGTTCCATTCCTCCAGAAACCTGGGAAGAACGGGTAGGTTATTTAGTAGTTCAATTTGATGAATCGCTCCAAGAAGCGAGGCTGCTTGGTTTTATGCCTAGTGTCGCAACTGAAACACTGCCTTTAGAACAACTGCAACCATTGGAAGCGTTTATCGACCACCTGAGTCAACTGCGCCAATCCCCAGTTAGTTCACTGGTGAATTTAAGTCAGTGGTTTGCTGGTATGTTTGAAACAGGTTGGCAGACTATTGAATCCCTGTGGAACTTGCCGGAACTCAGACCAGCTTATGCCTTTCGCAGTATTGAAACTTTGGAACTAAATACCCTTAACGAACCAAAATCAATTACTAAACGGGCAAAACTGATTGATTTGGGTATCCAAATTCTCAACCAACCCGTCATGTTGATTGTGGAAATCAGCCTAGAAGAAGATCAACAAACCAGTATTCGTCTCCAATTGCACGCCACTGGGAATCAAATCTACTTGCCCCCAGGAGTTCATCTCACCGTTCTAGATAGTTCGGGAGCATTATTTCTAAATGCTCAATCAAGAAAATTAGACAATTATATTCAGTTGCAGTTTCGCGGTGAACCTACAGAGCAATTTAGCGTTAGGGTAGCTATCAATGATATTAGCATTACCGAATATTTTCGGATTTGA